A portion of the Oligoflexus sp. genome contains these proteins:
- the trxC gene encoding thioredoxin TrxC, giving the protein MDKTYVACLKCHAVNRVPLARTNQNPSCGQCKSPLPIHGALVEQDPQGLQALIQAADRPVVVDFWAPWCGPCLSFAPTYERVADQQKEHFIFAKVNTEKYPQASNTYGVRGIPTLVLFDKGQEKQRISGALPMPHFIQWLGQAAV; this is encoded by the coding sequence ATGGATAAAACCTATGTAGCCTGTCTGAAATGTCATGCGGTGAATCGCGTGCCCCTGGCGCGAACCAATCAAAACCCTAGCTGTGGTCAATGCAAAAGTCCCCTTCCTATCCATGGCGCGCTTGTCGAGCAGGATCCTCAGGGTCTCCAGGCCTTGATTCAGGCCGCAGATCGCCCCGTGGTGGTGGATTTCTGGGCTCCCTGGTGCGGCCCCTGTCTATCCTTTGCGCCTACGTATGAAAGGGTCGCGGATCAACAGAAAGAGCATTTTATCTTCGCCAAAGTGAATACCGAGAAATATCCGCAGGCCTCGAACACCTATGGGGTGCGCGGGATTCCCACCCTCGTCCTTTTCGACAAGGGACAGGAGAAACAACGCATCTCCGGCGCTCTTCCGATGCCCCACTTCATCCAGTGGCTCGGCCAGGCAGCGGTCTGA
- a CDS encoding PilZ domain-containing protein, with the protein MLLAKKPFKKQREPRVHVLPIEIKGLLTFDEGKEEPHIPFLVWDVSPSGLGILLSDRLKAGDVLRLSFGMPVALTVVCSVVWCELQEADYDFQEPSFRVGLITVHKNKPLQALVDQVDQARLRKS; encoded by the coding sequence ATGCTTTTAGCCAAAAAACCCTTTAAAAAACAAAGGGAACCTCGGGTCCACGTCTTACCCATTGAAATCAAAGGGCTTTTGACCTTTGATGAGGGCAAGGAAGAACCGCATATCCCTTTTCTGGTTTGGGATGTTTCGCCCAGCGGACTCGGTATTTTGCTCTCCGATCGACTTAAGGCCGGTGACGTCCTGCGGCTGAGCTTTGGAATGCCCGTGGCCCTGACTGTGGTCTGCAGCGTGGTGTGGTGTGAATTGCAGGAAGCTGACTACGATTTTCAAGAACCCAGTTTTCGCGTGGGACTCATTACGGTCCACAAAAACAAACCGCTGCAAGCCTTGGTGGATCAGGTCGATCAAGCCCGCCTTCGTAAATCCTAA
- the metH gene encoding methionine synthase, protein MKPLSIRGQELQAALRERILILDGAMGTMIQRYKLDEAAFRGDRFPNPRVDLKGNNDLLCLTRPDVIKEIHLAYLEGGADIIETNTFSATSIAQADYHLEDIVYELNKKAAELAKEAVNEFKKKHPERDCYVAGALGPTNRTASLSPDVNNPAYRAVTYQQLVDAYYEQIRGLVDGGVDILLPETTFDTLNLKAAIFAIEKFFDEHPYRLPVMLSVTITDASGRTLSGQTVEAFWYSVRHAKPLSVGINCALGAKEMRPYIEMLSRIAECHISCYPNAGLPNPLSDTGYDETPDMTSALLDEFAGSGLINIVGGCCGTTPDHINAIAKKMRQHKPRLLPRVEPATRLSGLEPLIIKPNAGLFYMVGERTNVTGSPRFAKLIKESNFDAALAVARQQVESGANVIDINFDEGLLDSEACMERFLNLIAAEPDISRVPVMLDSSKWSVLERGIRCVQGKCIVNSISLKEGEEKFVEQARLLQRYGAAVVVMAFDEQGQAATKDEKVRICQRAYRILTEEVGFDPHDIIFDPNVLTVATGMDEHNDYAVNFIEAVREIKKVCPGALTSGGISNVSFSFRGNNPVREAIHACFLYHAIRAGLDMGIVNAGMLEVYEEIEPTLKEMVEDVLLNRRADATERLIDYAEKFKDQARTAKDSDKNAWRQLPVRERLAHALVKGLDEHIDADTEEARQLLPRPLDVIEGPLMDGMKIVGGLFGEGKMFLPQVVKSARVMKKAVAYLQPFMEAEKAKAQVVSTRKSQGRFLIATVKGDVHDIGKNIVGVVLACNNYEVVDMGVMVSCEEILRKAREWNADMIGLSGLITPSLDEMIYNAGEMQRQGFDIPLLIGGATTSRAHTAIKIAPAYKGAVCHVADASLVVEVCNDLMSPDRRQAFMEKNKVDQQVLRERHAASLRESQFMSLEEARRQAYTTDWEKVTIDRPTRLGVWEHEDLKLDEIAAYIDWSPFFWTWDIKALYPKVLTHKTWGPQATELFHDAQKLLEDIIKNQRFNARAVTGLWAANRVGDDVEVYTDEQRSSVLKTLYFLRQQKERSEGKPAMCLADFIAPRDSGRLDYIGAFAVTAGSEVEEWAHSFEKKHDDYTAIMIKALGDRMAEAMAEMIHKKMRKVWGFGAQETTSLEDLIKEQYRGIRPAPGYPACPDHTEKGTIWQLLDVEKKAGIRLTESFAMHPGSSVSGYYFSHPEAEYFRVGSIDRDQMEDYARRKGLDLATVERWLQPNKGY, encoded by the coding sequence ATGAAACCCTTATCCATTCGGGGTCAGGAGCTGCAAGCAGCTCTCCGCGAACGTATCCTCATACTCGATGGCGCCATGGGCACCATGATCCAGCGCTATAAACTCGACGAGGCCGCCTTTCGTGGCGACCGTTTTCCCAATCCCCGGGTGGATCTGAAGGGCAACAACGATCTTCTGTGCCTGACCCGCCCTGATGTCATCAAGGAAATTCATCTGGCCTACCTCGAAGGTGGCGCGGATATCATCGAGACCAATACGTTCAGCGCCACCAGCATCGCGCAGGCCGACTATCATCTTGAAGACATCGTCTACGAGCTGAATAAGAAAGCCGCGGAGCTGGCCAAGGAAGCGGTCAACGAATTCAAAAAGAAGCATCCCGAGCGCGATTGCTATGTCGCGGGAGCCCTGGGACCCACGAACCGGACGGCGTCGCTGTCACCGGACGTGAATAACCCGGCTTACCGAGCGGTCACCTATCAGCAGCTGGTCGATGCCTATTACGAACAGATTCGCGGTCTGGTCGATGGCGGCGTCGATATCCTGCTGCCGGAAACCACCTTCGACACGCTGAACCTGAAAGCCGCGATCTTCGCTATTGAAAAATTCTTCGACGAACATCCCTATCGCCTGCCGGTGATGCTGTCGGTGACCATCACCGATGCGTCCGGCCGTACGCTGTCCGGTCAGACCGTGGAAGCCTTCTGGTATTCCGTGCGGCACGCGAAGCCCCTGAGCGTCGGCATCAATTGCGCGCTCGGTGCGAAGGAAATGCGTCCTTACATCGAAATGCTCTCGCGCATCGCCGAATGCCATATCAGCTGCTATCCCAACGCGGGTCTGCCCAATCCTTTGAGCGACACGGGCTATGATGAGACGCCGGATATGACCTCGGCCCTGCTCGATGAATTCGCGGGCAGCGGGCTCATCAATATCGTCGGCGGCTGCTGCGGAACCACGCCGGACCACATCAATGCCATCGCGAAGAAAATGCGGCAGCATAAGCCGCGCCTTCTGCCACGCGTGGAACCAGCGACTCGCCTGAGCGGTCTGGAACCCTTGATCATCAAGCCGAACGCCGGCCTTTTCTATATGGTGGGCGAACGGACCAACGTCACGGGTTCGCCGCGTTTCGCGAAGCTCATCAAGGAAAGCAACTTCGATGCGGCCCTCGCCGTCGCACGTCAGCAGGTGGAAAGCGGCGCCAACGTCATTGACATTAACTTTGACGAGGGCCTTTTGGATTCGGAAGCGTGCATGGAGCGCTTTTTGAATCTGATCGCCGCGGAGCCGGATATTTCCCGGGTTCCGGTGATGCTCGACAGTTCGAAGTGGTCGGTCCTGGAACGCGGCATTCGCTGCGTGCAGGGCAAGTGCATCGTCAACTCCATCAGCTTGAAAGAAGGCGAAGAGAAATTCGTCGAGCAGGCGCGGCTTCTGCAGCGCTATGGAGCGGCGGTCGTGGTCATGGCCTTCGATGAACAGGGCCAGGCAGCCACCAAGGACGAGAAAGTCCGCATCTGCCAGCGCGCGTATCGCATCCTGACCGAAGAGGTCGGCTTCGATCCGCATGATATTATCTTTGACCCGAACGTTCTGACCGTCGCCACCGGCATGGACGAGCACAATGATTACGCGGTCAACTTCATCGAAGCCGTTCGTGAAATCAAAAAGGTCTGTCCTGGTGCCCTGACGAGCGGCGGGATTTCCAACGTCTCCTTCAGTTTCCGCGGCAATAATCCGGTTCGCGAAGCGATTCACGCCTGCTTCCTTTATCACGCGATTCGCGCCGGCCTCGATATGGGCATCGTGAATGCCGGGATGCTCGAAGTCTATGAAGAGATCGAACCGACTCTGAAAGAGATGGTGGAAGACGTTCTTCTGAATCGGCGCGCCGATGCTACCGAACGCCTCATAGATTACGCGGAAAAATTCAAGGATCAGGCCCGTACGGCCAAGGATTCCGACAAGAACGCCTGGCGTCAGCTGCCGGTGCGGGAACGCCTCGCCCATGCCTTGGTCAAGGGCCTGGATGAACACATTGATGCCGATACGGAAGAAGCGCGGCAGCTGCTGCCCCGGCCTTTGGATGTGATCGAAGGCCCTTTGATGGACGGCATGAAAATCGTCGGCGGTCTTTTCGGTGAAGGCAAGATGTTCCTGCCTCAGGTCGTGAAGAGCGCGCGCGTGATGAAAAAAGCCGTGGCTTATCTGCAGCCGTTCATGGAAGCGGAGAAAGCCAAGGCTCAGGTTGTCTCAACCCGCAAAAGCCAGGGCCGCTTTTTGATCGCGACCGTCAAGGGCGATGTGCATGATATCGGCAAGAACATCGTCGGTGTGGTGCTCGCCTGCAACAACTACGAAGTCGTCGATATGGGTGTGATGGTGTCCTGCGAAGAGATCCTGCGCAAGGCCAGGGAATGGAACGCGGACATGATCGGTCTGTCCGGGCTCATTACGCCTTCGCTCGACGAAATGATTTATAACGCCGGTGAAATGCAGAGACAGGGTTTTGATATCCCGCTTCTGATCGGCGGCGCCACGACGAGTCGCGCGCATACGGCCATCAAGATCGCACCGGCTTATAAGGGCGCCGTCTGTCATGTGGCGGATGCCTCGCTTGTCGTGGAAGTGTGCAATGACCTCATGAGTCCGGATCGGCGTCAGGCTTTCATGGAAAAGAACAAGGTCGATCAGCAGGTGCTGCGTGAGCGTCATGCCGCGTCCCTTAGGGAAAGCCAGTTCATGTCCCTTGAGGAAGCCCGTCGTCAGGCCTATACCACCGACTGGGAGAAAGTGACGATTGATCGTCCGACCCGCCTTGGGGTGTGGGAGCATGAAGACCTGAAGCTGGATGAAATCGCTGCGTATATCGACTGGTCGCCCTTCTTTTGGACCTGGGATATCAAGGCGCTTTATCCGAAAGTCCTGACGCATAAAACCTGGGGTCCTCAGGCCACGGAACTTTTCCATGATGCGCAGAAACTTTTGGAAGACATCATCAAGAATCAAAGATTCAATGCCCGTGCGGTCACCGGACTCTGGGCGGCGAATCGGGTCGGGGATGATGTCGAGGTGTATACCGATGAGCAGCGCAGTTCTGTTCTGAAAACCCTTTATTTCCTGAGGCAGCAGAAGGAACGCAGTGAAGGCAAGCCGGCCATGTGCCTCGCCGACTTCATCGCGCCGCGGGATTCGGGGCGCCTTGATTATATCGGAGCCTTTGCGGTCACCGCGGGTTCGGAAGTCGAGGAGTGGGCGCACTCCTTTGAAAAGAAACATGATGATTATACAGCCATCATGATCAAGGCCCTTGGGGATCGCATGGCCGAAGCCATGGCCGAGATGATTCATAAGAAGATGCGAAAAGTCTGGGGCTTTGGTGCCCAGGAGACGACCAGCCTTGAGGATCTGATCAAGGAGCAGTATCGCGGCATTCGCCCGGCGCCGGGCTATCCTGCGTGTCCTGATCACACCGAAAAAGGCACGATCTGGCAGCTTCTGGATGTGGAGAAGAAGGCCGGCATTCGTCTGACCGAAAGCTTTGCGATGCATCCTGGCTCATCCGTGTCGGGCTACTACTTCTCGCATCCCGAAGCGGAATACTTCCGCGTGGGTTCGATCGATCGGGATCAGATGGAAGATTATGCAAGACGCAAGGGTTTGGATCTCGCCACCGTGGAAAGGTGGCTGCAGCCGAACAAAGGTTACTGA
- a CDS encoding two-component system sensor histidine kinase NtrB has protein sequence MHSWKLENIMSHAPILCFVIDRDEQLVLLNGGLATQLGLKPEEIVGKPAFKASALPIKRSHFRKALSGHSFSITLSLQGFSYETSLRPLEEGGEIQAVMGMTADMTKHLQMEQFLDDERHRLLATQRLNSLAGIASGLAHEINNPLAIISGYAEQLHTQAQAGQLASDRLIFSTGKIVEACDRCHAIIESLKHFARDGSYDPFESCSVNEIIAVALQLSEQSFHAMGVKLEWQPLLPDIGLKGRRLQLIQALFNVLRNACEASLQVKEPKVSIQVLDHGDRASIEVMDNGPGIPESLRVKIFEPFFTTKDHMRSVGVGLSTAKGMIEEHEGRISFISSPGATCFSISLPKVPNRTTRSAS, from the coding sequence ATGCATTCCTGGAAACTCGAAAACATCATGTCTCACGCACCTATCCTATGCTTTGTCATTGATAGGGACGAGCAGCTTGTTCTTTTGAACGGTGGACTTGCGACCCAGCTGGGTTTGAAACCCGAAGAGATAGTAGGCAAGCCTGCATTCAAAGCTTCTGCGCTTCCGATCAAGCGAAGTCATTTCCGCAAAGCCCTGAGCGGTCATAGTTTCAGCATAACCCTTTCCCTGCAGGGATTCAGTTACGAAACCAGCCTCAGACCCCTGGAAGAGGGCGGCGAAATCCAGGCCGTAATGGGCATGACCGCCGACATGACGAAACATTTGCAGATGGAACAGTTCCTGGATGATGAGCGGCATCGGCTCCTCGCCACCCAGCGCCTGAATTCCCTGGCCGGCATTGCCAGTGGGCTGGCCCATGAGATTAATAATCCCCTGGCCATCATCAGCGGCTATGCCGAGCAGCTTCATACCCAGGCCCAGGCGGGTCAACTGGCCAGCGATCGTCTGATCTTTTCCACTGGCAAAATCGTGGAAGCCTGCGACCGCTGCCACGCCATCATCGAAAGCCTCAAGCATTTTGCCCGTGACGGGTCCTACGATCCTTTCGAATCCTGCTCGGTGAATGAGATCATCGCCGTCGCCCTTCAGCTCAGCGAACAAAGCTTTCACGCGATGGGTGTGAAATTGGAGTGGCAGCCGCTCCTGCCGGATATCGGACTCAAAGGCCGTCGTCTGCAGTTGATTCAGGCCCTCTTCAATGTGCTGAGGAATGCCTGCGAGGCTTCGCTTCAGGTCAAGGAACCCAAGGTCAGCATTCAGGTGCTGGATCACGGCGATCGGGCGAGCATTGAAGTGATGGATAATGGACCCGGCATACCCGAGTCCCTGCGGGTGAAAATCTTTGAACCCTTCTTTACGACCAAGGATCACATGCGAAGCGTGGGTGTGGGCCTGAGCACGGCCAAAGGCATGATCGAGGAACACGAGGGCCGCATCAGCTTTATCAGCAGCCCCGGTGCCACCTGCTTTTCCATATCCCTGCCGAAGGTCCCGAACCGGACCACCCGCAGTGCCTCCTGA
- a CDS encoding DUF4360 domain-containing protein translates to MSMVGNLAKVLAPAALLVSSVSFGNILVPAEPVTIKSIKVNGTGCPLGTVAQNISEDKQAFTLTFSEFIAETGPGLSPANSRKNCVVTATLKVPVGWQYSIGSFFYRGFMGLDQGIRATHSTSYFFEGQGRTGTFSATKEGPLSEDFVFTDKIGLQSSVMPDTWSDCTKERALNINTSIRVSNVNASAYPNAQGLITNDSIDGEIKQVFGLTWRRCQ, encoded by the coding sequence ATGAGCATGGTAGGAAATCTTGCTAAAGTACTCGCCCCCGCCGCGCTGCTGGTTTCGTCTGTTTCTTTCGGTAACATCCTCGTTCCCGCAGAACCTGTCACGATCAAGAGCATCAAAGTCAACGGTACTGGCTGCCCGCTGGGAACCGTGGCTCAGAATATCTCGGAAGACAAACAAGCTTTCACGCTGACCTTCTCGGAATTCATCGCAGAAACAGGCCCAGGCCTTTCCCCAGCCAACTCCCGTAAGAACTGCGTTGTGACCGCCACTCTGAAAGTTCCTGTGGGCTGGCAGTATTCGATCGGTAGCTTCTTCTACCGTGGCTTCATGGGTCTGGACCAAGGCATCCGCGCAACTCACTCGACCTCGTACTTCTTCGAAGGCCAAGGCCGCACGGGTACTTTCTCGGCGACCAAAGAAGGTCCTTTGAGCGAAGATTTCGTCTTCACAGACAAGATCGGCCTCCAGTCGTCCGTAATGCCTGACACCTGGTCGGATTGTACCAAAGAACGCGCATTGAACATCAACACTTCGATCCGCGTATCGAACGTCAACGCTTCTGCGTATCCCAACGCTCAAGGCTTGATCACCAACGACTCGATCGATGGCGAAATCAAGCAAGTCTTCGGTCTGACCTGGAGACGCTGCCAGTAA
- a CDS encoding DUF4389 domain-containing protein has protein sequence MNPEVIINNVKNVETWRRAVPMLVLFLAFYSLVQPILIAIMLVQFFAQLLFQKRLENLYAFSVDLTNYSRNLWLFLTYNSDQRIFPFADWTSSCHIGQERQEI, from the coding sequence ATGAATCCGGAAGTCATCATAAACAATGTTAAGAATGTGGAAACGTGGAGGCGGGCGGTGCCCATGCTGGTGCTCTTCCTGGCGTTCTATTCGCTGGTGCAGCCGATCCTGATCGCGATCATGCTGGTGCAGTTCTTCGCGCAGCTCCTGTTTCAGAAACGCCTTGAGAATCTTTATGCCTTCAGCGTGGACCTGACCAACTATTCCAGGAATCTTTGGCTGTTCCTGACCTATAACAGCGACCAGAGAATATTTCCCTTCGCCGATTGGACCAGCAGTTGCCACATCGGACAGGAGCGACAGGAAATCTGA
- a CDS encoding AgmX/PglI C-terminal domain-containing protein, translated as MKLQFIISFILGLTLSVPLAPAEDLYTPLESWGGEFLPKDYGGFYVKIRLQGFKKNARGLFITSNVFLHLHEVNTGKKYLVSQPLGTDTTGQQRVWKIPAGNYIVQKLSLNDNVGLTRTWISKGKPQIFIRHLILSNLGNLVLSPGQGKALLALFQPAPDQFVNSFQHDAFAGVMDAYSQKVQKKLGGSELFAKSEDDFSSGNEARAAFSTQRQISMHYKVDLGKDQRFSKSIVNTLASQDLDLRTCYMDQLDRDGSLQGQISFRFRVNSGDGALQSIKYSGGTLNSKKVVECLYFALGRMQFPIARTLDGRVTFYFNFKDEMGRASP; from the coding sequence TTGAAACTCCAGTTTATCATCTCTTTCATCCTGGGGCTGACTCTGTCGGTCCCCTTGGCACCTGCCGAGGATCTCTATACGCCTTTGGAGTCCTGGGGCGGTGAATTCCTGCCCAAGGACTACGGGGGTTTTTATGTCAAAATTCGCCTGCAGGGCTTCAAGAAAAATGCCCGGGGTCTTTTCATCACAAGCAACGTGTTCCTGCATCTGCATGAAGTGAATACGGGAAAAAAATACCTGGTCAGTCAGCCCCTGGGGACGGATACTACAGGGCAGCAGCGGGTCTGGAAGATTCCGGCCGGCAATTATATCGTTCAAAAGTTAAGTCTGAACGATAACGTGGGACTGACGCGGACTTGGATCAGCAAGGGCAAGCCGCAGATTTTCATCCGGCACCTGATCCTTTCCAACCTTGGGAATCTCGTGCTGTCGCCGGGCCAGGGCAAAGCGCTGCTGGCGCTCTTTCAACCGGCGCCGGATCAATTCGTGAACAGCTTTCAGCACGATGCCTTTGCCGGTGTGATGGACGCCTATTCGCAGAAGGTGCAGAAAAAACTCGGTGGCTCGGAACTCTTCGCCAAGTCCGAAGATGACTTCAGCTCGGGGAATGAGGCGCGCGCGGCTTTTTCCACGCAAAGGCAGATCTCGATGCATTACAAGGTCGATCTGGGCAAGGACCAGCGCTTTTCCAAGAGCATCGTCAATACCCTGGCTTCCCAGGATTTGGACCTTCGGACCTGCTACATGGATCAGCTCGATCGCGATGGATCGCTGCAGGGGCAGATCAGCTTTCGTTTTCGCGTGAATAGCGGTGACGGCGCCCTGCAGAGCATCAAATACAGCGGCGGGACCTTGAACAGCAAAAAGGTCGTCGAATGCCTCTACTTCGCACTCGGTCGCATGCAATTTCCGATCGCCAGGACTCTGGATGGTCGCGTGACGTTTTACTTTAATTTCAAAGACGAAATGGGGAGGGCGAGCCCATGA
- a CDS encoding MOSC domain-containing protein, giving the protein MIISELYRYPLKGGHGEALPETSVLGTGFPDDRRWVLVDAQGRFLSQREHAAMAWIQTQVTDALHFQFRDQKLTVPRATGREKVRPVTVWSDTVDAWDLGDAAAAFFSGILHKDVRLCEARPQHERHVERKYTDDHAVDYLFADAFPYLIISQESLDLLNSKLSAAGETTLTMDRFRPNIVIQGWQAHAEDQVQTLNIGGRVKLRLSKLCSRCNVTTIDQKTTETGVEPLRTLASYRKLGTSKIFFGMNAWVLSGAGATIQRGDTVTIEA; this is encoded by the coding sequence ATGATCATTTCAGAACTCTATCGCTATCCATTGAAGGGCGGCCATGGCGAAGCACTGCCCGAAACATCCGTTCTGGGGACGGGCTTTCCCGATGACCGGCGCTGGGTGCTGGTCGATGCCCAGGGTCGATTTTTAAGTCAGCGCGAGCATGCGGCCATGGCCTGGATCCAGACCCAGGTGACCGACGCCCTGCATTTTCAGTTTCGGGATCAAAAGCTGACCGTGCCGCGGGCCACGGGCCGGGAAAAAGTCCGTCCCGTCACGGTGTGGTCGGATACCGTGGACGCCTGGGATCTTGGGGACGCGGCGGCTGCCTTTTTTTCAGGCATCCTGCATAAGGACGTTCGCCTGTGCGAAGCGCGGCCGCAGCATGAACGGCACGTGGAAAGGAAATACACGGACGATCACGCCGTGGATTATCTGTTCGCCGATGCTTTTCCCTATCTCATCATCAGTCAGGAATCCCTGGATCTTTTGAACAGCAAGCTTTCCGCGGCTGGTGAAACGACCTTGACCATGGATCGCTTCCGGCCGAATATCGTGATTCAGGGCTGGCAGGCCCATGCCGAGGATCAGGTGCAGACGCTGAACATCGGCGGTCGCGTGAAACTCCGTTTGAGCAAACTCTGCAGCCGCTGCAATGTGACGACGATTGATCAAAAAACCACGGAAACCGGCGTCGAGCCGCTCAGGACCCTGGCGAGCTATCGCAAACTCGGGACCAGCAAGATTTTCTTTGGAATGAATGCTTGGGTTCTATCAGGAGCTGGCGCTACGATTCAGCGCGGCGATACCGTCACCATCGAGGCTTAG